TATATTTGGCGAAAGTATTCGAGAGCTTGTTGCACAAACTGGTTACGCTGGAGAGCATTGCGGTGACTAGTTTTTTTGTCTCGACATTACCACCTTTGAATGTTAATGAAcacggcagaagaaaaaaaaatcaattagtAGCAGTCACCGTTTGCATTTTAATTACAAAAAGTTCGAGTTAACTACGCGACGACCTAgtttgctattttcttttttcaaactgTGCCTAGGACATAATTTTTTGTCGCTTCTTCATGCTCTCAAATTTGGTTTCATAATTAGGTGTTCCTCCTTCATGACCATGCGGTATTTTGCCCATTTTTCAGGTGTGACATGTGGCGAAATTACGCTAAATGTCCTCGCGGAGTTGGTATGCTTGCAGATGTGCAACGGCTACTGCCTCTGCTCGGATCAGATCAGAGAAAGGGGATACGCCAAGCCGGCCAAAACAGGACTTGTGGTCGGCTGTCTGTTGGAGTGGAAGTGCGGTCCCTGGTCGATGAAGGTAAGGAAAAATAAGTTATCAGTCGCTGCGAGTCTGTGCTTCTGTAATTACTTATTTCCGCACAGAAACCACTTGACAGGGAGCGGCGCAAGTGTCATTAGAACGGCGAGCGCAGTCTCATGCACGTCATTTGCTACGGGGTCTGATGCCGTCTGACGTCACGCAGGGGAAATTTGCTCCGCGTGCGCTAATAAGCCACGTGCCCGTCAGTTTATCGTTTGCTCGTCAGCGATGCACGATGTTCCCGGTTATAGGCTAAACTAAAAAGCCGAACGATTTTTATGGACTATGGGTGAATTCCCATTCGTAAAATGTCGCGCCATTCTTGGCGGTACAGCATACGATAGGGCGAACCCAGTTCTTGCCAAGCGCTGCCGCGTTCTCCAGGAGTTTGGTTTGCCGCTTTATGGCAGAAATTCTTCTGGAGCGACAATTTTAATGTTCGGTTACCCAGCAGCTTTAAACTATGTTTTATTCTAGGTTTTATTCGAGTAAGTTATTGCTCTTTCCTTAAACCTTGATGCACGATGGTTaattaggacaccctgtatatatttattatctctgcatgcaactgacgatgtttccatccctaataaatgttgtaaattattagaaatgtttttttcctgagtcgttagctttgcttaTTCGAAAGAGCAGCAATTCATGCAACCAGAAACCAGAATGCAACCAGAAGCAATCACACACCAGTGATACAAGACTGCTGAAGGGGTCACTAAAATTTATAGGTTTTTCTTTAGGgtcaaaacacacacaaaacaatttGAAGCCTGGTGAACatgcagcaacatattcattctccaGGGATAGGCTGcgcatacctttagaaataatctTTAATCGCCTACTTCGATCTCTtccaaaaatataataaactttgtcctgcgcGTATACTTAAATATACTATGTATGTACACAATGTTTCCAGTGGAAATATGAAACAATGTTAAAGTGAAAATATGGATCAGGCAGCCGCCGCTAGCGCTTCTAATGCGCGTGTCCTCTTATTACCAGGATCTGCAGAAATAAAGcggaagtatgaattaaaagccgtgcacgtccgtgccaacaatgatgcagtaagcttcagAGCCTTCTCACCAGTAAAATTTCAATTGAGAAGGTCTAGGAAAGTCAAAACAAACTTCAAACGATGTGGATGACAAAGCcatggtaatgacactttagatgtgtgtgtgtgcgagagggggggtggggggcgggATTTGGCATAGCCCGGTGGGGACTCTGCCCCCAccggaaaactccggagggggctcgggcctcggagccctccccctcccccccccccctcccccccccccgtagtcggcgcctatgtaCTACTTTACGAATATAGTTCTTTGTTCGTTACGTGCATTAGAAATTTGTTAATGGTAATGAACATGCTGTCGTGTTTTAATAAATGCAAAGTGATATCATATGGTATGCATTTGTCGCCAAGGGAATTTGCTTTCCAATGCAGCATGACACTCTAGAAATACACAGGACGctgcgcttgtcctgtgtgcTTGTGTGCAATGTTCTTAGAAAGTGTGCAATTTCGGCGAAAATTTACCAGCTAACCGAAGAAGATGTTCTAATGAGGTATCTGTCTTTACAGGTTTTGCATCACCGCAGCAAGGCAAAATCGGATAACGTATTCAGCAGAGATCGCAGGCGTCATCAACCGACTGAGAAATTATACACAGATATCGCAAGTGCGCTAAGTTAAAAACCTGCCGAAATATTACCACGGGGGAATTACCCCTAGTGCCTAAGCACTAGAGAAGCTTATGCATCATGTGAGCAGAGTTCTACCAACTCTTACGGAGCCAGATGGCATTCCAATATGGCAAGCGGAAGGGAAATGGAGAAATATTTTCTAGAGCACCTTGTGTGGCCGCGCATTTGTGCGGTGTTACCAGTGTACTGCATTTAAGCTAAATAGCAGTCTGCTGAAACATGTCTCATACTTAAAACAGGTCGCACGAAACAGCCTATGGGCTCTGGGAAAGAAAGTGCATAATGTACATTCAGCGTATTAGATCCAGGTCAGGAAACCCATTCAAAGGAAAACTGTCCTGAGCAGGTTGCCCTGATGCATTTAAGGTAGCCGATTTGAGTTACCTTTAAAGATATTTCTCCATTTCCCGAAGCTGCGCGTTCATTAATACCTTTGTATATCACCTTTGTATATCACTTTGTATATCACTCTGTTCTTGCACGACCTCATCTGACGATCTACCGACAATTGGCACATGTTTCTCCTGCATTCACTGTTTCtcgaccaaagaaaaaaaaataaagctcggGGCTATTTGTTGCTGCTGTTTTGCAAATGTTCGTTTCATACCTAGATGATGATAGAGCAGACGAAGTGCAATAAAAATTTTAAGAAACATCTGTAGTATGCTCGTAAGGAATTTCTTAATCATACTTTGTGCGCATTGTTCGATATGAATGAAGCTCTGGTGGTCTCATATGTTGTATCGTGAAACACTACCAAACATGAAAAACTATCAACTTTTTCAATATAGTTGGCTAAATATTTATCGGCACATTAGCTCAAATACAGCTGCAGAAAATTTACAACGTATAGAATGTTTCTTGAACTAGCAAGTATACCTGCTGTATGGAATAAAAAAGGAAGTTGTTTATACTAGTATGTGAAAAATGTTGTTCTGCTGCTCTTGATAATCTTTCTGTTACTCAC
This genomic window from Dermacentor albipictus isolate Rhodes 1998 colony chromosome 9, USDA_Dalb.pri_finalv2, whole genome shotgun sequence contains:
- the LOC135912697 gene encoding uncharacterized protein; translated protein: MRFEKKKQRKEQKACCAAVWCGNSGAHSRVKFFRFPADDRCDMWRNYAKCPRGVGMLADVQRLLPLLGSDQRKGIRQAGQNRTCGRLSVGVEVRSLVDEGFASPQQGKIG